In the Acidimicrobiales bacterium genome, one interval contains:
- a CDS encoding DUF222 domain-containing protein, which translates to MSVEQYRSCTPDSRVEAIREMFALWNSVHAELMDLIAAADAEEDWREDGAVNVASWVVALGDCAPEKARAWHRVGAKLAELPCLRAAFCEGRLSWDQISVIVKFATPETDAGLAEELVGCSVHQLETMARSRRRVRRRDRADAQRHRRVRRRRSADLGGVHYSMFLPDEDAATVDVALERHANTAGPDAETGTWAPAESRHADAIVDWAANSLGADAHVDLATVVIHADADVLDAHLRDAGADEDSRGDEGCGVTADGEGSIPTEGVLRLLCDSRVEYVHHDTAGGVVGVVEATRTIPAWLRRVVEHRDLHCRFPGCKRRIRHIHHIEHWARGGTTDTDNLVGLCWHHHHLVHEGPADRGGPWTVSGDPNDSLVFSHPDGVRSFVSTARPERLDAVRHRKRRVEMRERKLRLHRGRDRAPSVRTA; encoded by the coding sequence ATGTCGGTGGAGCAGTACCGGTCGTGCACCCCGGACTCGCGTGTCGAGGCGATCCGAGAGATGTTCGCCCTCTGGAACTCGGTCCACGCGGAACTGATGGATCTCATCGCTGCGGCCGACGCCGAGGAGGACTGGCGAGAAGACGGCGCTGTGAACGTGGCGTCGTGGGTCGTCGCCCTCGGTGATTGTGCGCCAGAGAAGGCCCGGGCGTGGCACCGGGTCGGAGCGAAGCTCGCCGAGTTGCCGTGCCTGCGGGCGGCGTTCTGTGAAGGGCGTCTGTCCTGGGACCAGATCAGCGTGATCGTGAAGTTCGCCACGCCCGAGACCGACGCCGGCTTGGCCGAGGAACTGGTGGGGTGCTCGGTGCACCAATTGGAGACGATGGCCAGGTCCCGGCGACGCGTACGGCGCCGAGACCGGGCGGATGCGCAGCGTCACCGCCGCGTGCGCCGCCGTCGCTCTGCCGATCTCGGTGGAGTCCACTACTCCATGTTTCTTCCCGACGAGGACGCGGCCACTGTGGATGTCGCGCTCGAGCGCCACGCGAACACAGCGGGTCCTGACGCCGAGACGGGTACGTGGGCCCCCGCCGAGTCCCGTCACGCAGACGCCATCGTCGACTGGGCGGCCAACTCCCTCGGCGCCGATGCTCATGTGGATCTCGCAACCGTCGTGATCCATGCGGACGCGGATGTCCTCGACGCCCACCTCCGAGATGCCGGCGCCGATGAGGACTCGCGTGGGGACGAGGGCTGCGGCGTGACCGCGGACGGCGAGGGATCGATCCCCACGGAGGGAGTCCTACGGCTTCTGTGCGACTCCCGGGTCGAATACGTACACCATGACACCGCCGGTGGCGTCGTCGGAGTAGTCGAGGCCACCCGGACCATCCCGGCGTGGCTGCGCCGCGTAGTCGAGCACCGGGATCTGCACTGTCGGTTCCCCGGGTGTAAACGGCGCATCCGCCACATCCATCACATCGAGCACTGGGCCCGGGGCGGCACCACTGACACCGACAACCTCGTCGGGCTGTGTTGGCATCACCACCACCTCGTGCACGAGGGTCCGGCCGACCGGGGTGGCCCATGGACGGTCAGCGGCGATCCGAACGACTCGCTCGTGTTCTCGCACCCCGACGGGGTCCGATCGTTCGTCTCGACCGCCCGGCCTGAGCGGCTCGACGCTGTCCGACACCGCAAGCGACGAGTCGAGATGAGAGAACGGAAGCTTCGGTTGCATCGCGGTCGGGACCGCGCGCCGTCGGTTCGGACGGCGTGA
- a CDS encoding nuclear transport factor 2 family protein: MSAREEIMTLINQYGFTIDTGDLDGFASLFEHSEWTVEGSPPNHGKDEVLAAIAGVQIYGDGTPKTKHVTANVELDIDEAAGKASGQCYVAVFQQTDDFALQPIFIGHYFDEFENVDGAWRFSKRIIRYPLVGDLSAHLSTPGDVVSGA; encoded by the coding sequence ATGAGCGCACGCGAAGAGATCATGACCCTGATCAACCAGTACGGCTTCACCATCGACACCGGCGACCTCGATGGCTTCGCCAGCCTCTTCGAGCACTCCGAGTGGACGGTGGAGGGATCGCCTCCCAACCACGGCAAGGACGAGGTACTCGCTGCGATCGCCGGGGTGCAGATCTACGGCGACGGAACCCCGAAGACGAAACACGTCACCGCCAACGTGGAACTCGACATCGACGAGGCCGCTGGCAAGGCGTCGGGGCAGTGCTACGTCGCCGTCTTCCAGCAGACCGACGACTTCGCGCTCCAGCCGATCTTCATCGGTCACTACTTCGACGAGTTCGAGAACGTCGACGGCGCATGGCGTTTCTCCAAGCGGATCATCCGCTATCCGCTGGTCGGAGATCTGAGCGCGCATCTCTCCACACCCGGCGACGTCGTCTCCGGGGCCTGA
- a CDS encoding FGGY-family carbohydrate kinase, with product MRVLVVDVGSSGVRAATIGEDGHVRHESRRLTPPDVPFPGLVEIDATALAQAALTTATEVLGADGPVDAVGIASQRASTIVWDRATGEPVGPGLSWQDLRTVGECLTLQGEGLRLAPNQSATKLVNLLDAHDAERTRDLCFGTVDTWVAWTLSQGAVHVTDATNAGVTGLVTDDGDRWDDAALATLDVPRSVLPTIVDSTGIVGEASALPGTPPIAALVGDQQSSLIGQGCVRPGQAKITFGTGGMLDLVVGEARPSFSHRGDAGCFPIVAWQRDGTITYGVEAIMMAAGTNVDWLVEDLGLVDTPADTAALATSVSDAEGVLYVPAPLGLGTPRWDFGARGTLLGLTRGTTRAHIVRAVLEGVAQRGVDLIEAAEADGGHPLSTVRVDGGMSQNPVFVQALADAAARPVELSPGPERTTNGAGFLAGLAVGMWSDLDEIGDLWQPAAVVEPSGAFDRERWRDAVSRAARWHPDLSALEF from the coding sequence ATGAGAGTTCTCGTCGTGGATGTCGGTTCGAGCGGCGTGCGCGCCGCGACCATCGGCGAGGACGGTCACGTCCGTCACGAGAGTCGGCGGCTGACACCGCCCGACGTGCCGTTCCCCGGTCTCGTCGAGATCGACGCCACAGCCCTCGCGCAGGCCGCGCTCACCACGGCGACGGAGGTCCTGGGCGCGGATGGCCCCGTCGATGCCGTCGGTATCGCGTCCCAACGGGCCTCGACCATCGTCTGGGATCGGGCGACCGGCGAACCCGTCGGGCCGGGCCTCAGCTGGCAGGATCTGCGCACGGTCGGCGAATGCCTCACGTTGCAGGGCGAAGGGCTGCGCCTCGCTCCGAACCAGTCGGCGACCAAGCTGGTGAACCTGCTCGACGCCCACGACGCCGAGCGCACCCGGGACCTCTGCTTCGGCACCGTGGACACGTGGGTGGCCTGGACCCTCTCGCAGGGGGCGGTCCACGTCACCGATGCCACGAACGCCGGTGTCACCGGCCTGGTCACCGACGACGGTGACCGCTGGGACGACGCTGCGCTCGCCACACTCGACGTTCCGCGCAGCGTCCTCCCGACGATCGTCGACTCGACGGGCATCGTCGGCGAGGCGTCCGCACTCCCGGGCACTCCGCCGATCGCCGCGCTGGTGGGCGACCAGCAGTCCTCCCTCATCGGCCAGGGCTGTGTGCGACCCGGCCAGGCGAAGATCACCTTCGGTACCGGGGGAATGCTCGACCTCGTGGTGGGCGAGGCCCGACCCTCGTTCAGCCACCGCGGCGACGCCGGCTGTTTCCCCATCGTCGCGTGGCAGCGGGACGGCACGATCACCTACGGCGTCGAGGCGATCATGATGGCGGCCGGAACCAACGTGGACTGGCTCGTCGAGGACCTCGGCCTCGTCGACACCCCCGCCGATACCGCCGCTCTCGCGACATCGGTTTCCGACGCGGAGGGCGTCCTCTACGTACCGGCGCCGCTCGGGCTCGGGACGCCCAGGTGGGATTTCGGCGCGCGCGGCACCCTTCTCGGGCTCACCCGCGGCACCACCCGGGCCCACATCGTCCGGGCGGTACTCGAGGGGGTAGCCCAGCGGGGCGTCGACCTGATCGAGGCCGCCGAGGCCGACGGCGGGCACCCGCTGTCGACGGTGCGGGTCGACGGAGGCATGTCGCAGAACCCCGTATTCGTGCAGGCTCTGGCCGATGCCGCGGCCCGGCCCGTGGAACTCTCCCCCGGGCCCGAGCGGACGACGAACGGGGCCGGGTTCCTCGCCGGGCTGGCTGTGGGCATGTGGTCGGACCTCGACGAGATCGGTGACCTCTGGCAACCCGCCGCGGTGGTCGAACCGTCCGGCGCCTTCGACCGTGAACGGTGGCGCGATGCCGTGTCCAGGGCGGCCCGGTGGCACCCCGACCTGTCCGCGTTGGAGTTCTGA
- a CDS encoding FAD-dependent oxidoreductase, producing MAPEQLRGPRRFDRSTMLAELADRTFDVVVVGGGLTGAGVALDAASRGLRTALVERDDFSSGSSAHSAKLLHGGLRHLPDGDRRLITTAFGERRRLLANAAHLIEPLAFVMPSRGVDLGFARTVDRMLWAYGLLEGRREHGHRHIDAAEAAALLPVLRDLDGGFLVDNAVIDDARLVLALVRTACLDHAATVVNHAEVVGVEHGASGRVAGVRVLADGDEFTVATRAVVNAGGVTTGEIARLDGSVPTTHQETDRVTHVAVSASCLPFEAATVLPGLPAVAVVPWGDVVLLGPVAVPADRVPPERAGVEAILERVRETTTVSPGTDDIRSVTSALRPRRRARRATPVRSATGMVTVSAATLTTYRMVAADTVDAVVHQFADDLDRWVVRRCRTADLPLRGTAGHDDVMTDPALGAAISGRLVRRHGGEAGAVMAMAAADGGERLTDRAPILTAEVRYAARYEMARTVADVLDRRTRLRMTDQGAAEAAADRVAIVLGEELGWDAPRVQAAADDYRTVRL from the coding sequence GTGGCACCGGAGCAGCTGCGCGGCCCGCGCCGATTCGACCGCTCGACGATGCTCGCGGAGCTCGCCGATCGGACCTTCGACGTGGTCGTGGTCGGAGGCGGGCTCACCGGCGCGGGCGTCGCCCTCGACGCCGCATCACGTGGTCTGCGCACCGCTCTCGTCGAACGCGACGACTTCTCGTCCGGCTCGTCTGCACACTCCGCCAAGCTCCTGCACGGCGGACTACGCCACCTTCCCGATGGCGACCGCCGCCTCATCACCACCGCCTTCGGGGAGCGCCGACGACTGCTCGCCAACGCCGCCCACCTCATCGAGCCCCTCGCGTTCGTCATGCCCTCACGGGGCGTGGATCTGGGCTTCGCTCGCACGGTGGACCGGATGCTGTGGGCCTATGGCCTGTTGGAGGGACGCCGTGAACACGGCCACCGGCACATCGACGCCGCGGAGGCTGCTGCGCTGTTGCCGGTACTGCGGGACCTCGACGGCGGGTTCCTGGTGGACAACGCCGTGATCGATGACGCACGCCTGGTCCTCGCCCTCGTGCGCACGGCGTGTCTCGACCACGCCGCGACGGTGGTGAACCACGCGGAGGTCGTCGGCGTCGAGCACGGTGCCTCGGGCCGGGTGGCGGGAGTGCGCGTCCTGGCCGACGGCGACGAGTTCACCGTGGCCACCCGCGCCGTCGTCAACGCGGGCGGCGTCACCACAGGCGAGATCGCCCGCCTCGACGGCTCGGTTCCCACCACCCACCAGGAGACAGACCGGGTCACCCACGTTGCGGTCTCGGCCTCGTGTCTCCCGTTCGAAGCGGCGACGGTGCTTCCCGGCCTGCCGGCTGTCGCAGTGGTCCCGTGGGGTGACGTGGTGCTGCTCGGGCCGGTGGCGGTCCCGGCCGACAGGGTTCCGCCCGAGCGGGCCGGTGTCGAGGCGATCCTCGAGCGCGTGCGGGAGACGACCACCGTCTCGCCTGGCACCGACGACATCAGGTCCGTCACGTCAGCACTGCGGCCCCGACGGCGAGCGCGCCGTGCAACCCCTGTTCGTTCGGCGACCGGGATGGTCACTGTCTCGGCTGCGACGCTGACGACGTACCGGATGGTGGCTGCCGACACCGTCGACGCCGTCGTACACCAATTCGCCGACGACCTGGACCGTTGGGTGGTCCGTCGCTGCCGGACGGCCGACCTCCCGCTGCGCGGGACTGCAGGACACGACGACGTGATGACCGATCCCGCGCTCGGCGCAGCCATCTCCGGACGGCTGGTGCGCCGCCACGGCGGAGAGGCGGGGGCCGTCATGGCCATGGCTGCCGCGGACGGCGGCGAGAGACTGACCGACCGGGCTCCGATCCTGACCGCCGAAGTTCGCTACGCCGCCCGCTACGAGATGGCCCGCACCGTCGCCGATGTTCTCGACCGTCGAACGAGGTTGCGCATGACGGATCAGGGTGCGGCTGAAGCGGCAGCCGATCGCGTGGCCATCGTCCTGGGCGAGGAACTCGGCTGGGATGCGCCCCGGGTGCAGGCCGCCGCCGACGACTACCGCACCGTAAGGCTGTGA
- a CDS encoding WhiB family transcriptional regulator yields MEPDWRDGAACRGIDAMIVYPATDEEALPAKAICGECPVRETCLEYALSRREPSGVWGGTTEAERRRIIRRRRRQARSVAASGAR; encoded by the coding sequence ATGGAACCGGACTGGCGCGATGGCGCGGCCTGTCGAGGAATCGACGCGATGATCGTCTACCCGGCGACCGACGAAGAGGCCCTACCGGCCAAGGCGATATGTGGAGAGTGCCCCGTGCGGGAGACCTGCCTCGAGTACGCACTGAGCCGGCGTGAACCCAGCGGTGTCTGGGGTGGCACGACCGAGGCCGAGCGGCGTCGGATCATCCGGAGGCGCCGCCGGCAGGCCCGGTCCGTGGCCGCGAGCGGAGCCCGGTGA
- the trpD gene encoding anthranilate phosphoribosyltransferase yields the protein MSLDDHEGWPGVLGRLMAGEDLPRAVARAAAESILAGDATPVQIGAFAVALRQKGESVDELTGVLEAMRAEGDHVPVDASVLGLVDTCGTGGDRSHSINVSTIAALVVVGAGGRVCKHGNRSQSSACGSADVLEELGVVIDLGPDGVAACIEEVGIGFCLAPRFHPAMRHAGPARRELGVPTLFNFLGPLANPALVQRQVVGVSDPAMAPKMAEVLAATGSQRAMVVHGLDGLDEISLGAPTEVVELRDGQVTTWRLDPAEMGLAPAGIEDLRGGDAVVNAAAARAVLSGESGAHRDVVVVNAAAALVVADVAQDLSDGMARAQQALDTGAAATALASLVEVSNRVAR from the coding sequence GTGAGTCTCGACGACCACGAAGGCTGGCCCGGGGTCCTGGGTCGGCTCATGGCCGGCGAGGATCTGCCGCGTGCGGTCGCCCGTGCTGCGGCCGAGTCCATTCTCGCCGGCGATGCGACCCCGGTGCAGATCGGGGCCTTCGCTGTCGCTCTGCGCCAGAAGGGCGAATCGGTCGACGAGTTGACCGGCGTGCTCGAAGCGATGCGCGCCGAAGGTGACCACGTCCCCGTCGACGCCTCCGTTCTCGGTCTCGTCGACACGTGTGGCACCGGAGGTGACCGCAGCCATTCGATCAACGTCTCGACGATCGCCGCGCTGGTGGTCGTCGGTGCCGGTGGTCGGGTGTGCAAGCACGGCAACCGGTCGCAGTCCTCCGCGTGCGGCTCTGCCGACGTCCTGGAGGAACTGGGCGTCGTCATCGATCTGGGACCCGACGGTGTGGCGGCATGCATCGAAGAGGTGGGCATCGGGTTCTGCCTCGCGCCACGGTTCCATCCGGCGATGCGCCACGCGGGCCCGGCCCGACGTGAACTCGGCGTGCCCACCCTGTTCAACTTCCTCGGACCGCTGGCCAACCCGGCGCTGGTCCAGCGCCAGGTGGTGGGTGTCTCGGACCCGGCGATGGCACCGAAGATGGCTGAGGTGCTCGCTGCGACGGGCTCGCAGCGGGCGATGGTCGTTCACGGACTGGACGGGCTCGACGAGATCTCCCTCGGCGCGCCGACCGAGGTCGTCGAACTGCGCGATGGCCAGGTGACGACCTGGCGGCTGGATCCCGCCGAGATGGGTCTCGCGCCGGCGGGCATCGAGGACCTGCGGGGCGGCGACGCCGTGGTCAACGCGGCAGCGGCGCGGGCCGTGCTCAGCGGTGAGTCCGGCGCCCACCGCGACGTCGTGGTCGTGAACGCGGCCGCTGCACTTGTCGTCGCGGATGTGGCGCAGGATCTGAGCGACGGGATGGCCCGGGCGCAGCAGGCGCTCGACACGGGAGCGGCGGCCACGGCACTGGCGTCGCTCGTCGAGGTCTCCAACCGCGTCGCGCGGTGA